The following proteins come from a genomic window of Larimichthys crocea isolate SSNF chromosome III, L_crocea_2.0, whole genome shotgun sequence:
- the elmod3 gene encoding ELMO domain-containing protein 3: MEEDIDVTSHTEGLNGLSRECKPLEEITNGHSTHKPVMNGLIISHNVKDHNNGSAPLRSLPISALKQNGLLQTLAAGGDQPNPAEENVELEKARQEWEALENVQPALTEDSNPTPIISFNEALQYFQTTDLGDLLKNIQPTIRRTGLAAITHFLFGPPRLHRELLEERDLVFAIAQCHVDNSQTVHMRVLQTIYKRLIGSRLDCPRYGAHWENIGFQGTDPATDLRGTGFLGLMHTLYFVMDPETLPLARDIYKLSQHPRQNFPFSVMSINMTRIALQVLREEALSKECNRRQQVVGVLNEFYVATYLHLYQLWKTQQKTIADSGFVLKEVELFAKKNPKQMLRRLEVFLKERRTGGIPRGTSPDPQAQQPSPSLGERGARAGTGQGSKGKEMHFTGVCDLPPDMEGEARLI; this comes from the exons ATGGAAGAAGACATTGATGTCACATCCCACACTGAG GGCCTGAATGGTTTGTCCCGTGAATGTAAACCATTAGAGGAAATCACCAATGGACACTCCACCCATAAGCCT gTCATGAACGGACTGATAATCAGTCACAATGTCAAAGACCACAACAACGGCAGTGCACCACTCAGATCCCTGCCG atttCAGCACTGAAGCAGAACGGTCTTCTGCAGACCCTGGCAGCCGGAGGGGACCAGCCTAATCCTGCAG AAGAAAATGTGGAGTTGGAAAAGGCCAGACAGGAGTGGGAGGCTCTGGAGAACGTCCAACCAG CTCTCACTGAGGACTCAAACCCAACCCCGATCATCTCCTTCAATGAAGCCCTGCAGTACTTCCAGACCACAGACCTCGGGGACTTGCTG AAGAACATCCAGCCGACCATTCGCAGGACGGGCCTCGCCGCGATCACACACTTCCTCTTTGGACCTCCACGGCTGCACAGGGAActcctggaggagagagaccTGGTCTTTGCCATCgcacagt GCCATGTGGACAACAGCCAAACAGTCCACATGCGCGTCCTCCAGACCATTTACAAAAGGCTGATTGGCAGCAGGCTGGACTGTCCTCGCTACGGGGCGCACTGGGAAAACATCGGCTTTCAGG GTACAGACCCAGCCACTGACCTACGTGGCACTGGTTTTCTGGGACTGATGCATACTCTGTACTTTGTGATGGACCCAGAGACTCTCCCGCTGGCTAGAGACATCTACAAGTTATCACAACACCCTagacag AATTTTCCATTCAGTGTGATGTCAATCAACATGACCCGCATCGCTCTGCAAGTACTCAGAGAGGAAGCCTTGTCCAA GGAGTGCAATCGTCGTCAGCAAGTGGTCGGTGTGCTGAATGAGTTCTACGTTGCCACGTATCTGCACTTGTACCAACTGTGGAAGACCCAACAGAAGACCATTGCTGACTCTGGCTTTGTACTAAAAG aGGTGGAGCTGTTTGCCAAAAAGAACCCCAAGCAGATGCTGCGCCGACTAGAGGTCTTCCTGAAAGAGAGGCGGACAGGTGGAATCCCCCGTGGGACGTCGCCAGACCCTCAGGCCCAACAGCCGTCTCCCAGCCTGGGGGAAAGAGGGGCCAGAGCCGGGACGGGACAGGGAAGCAAGGGAAAGGAGATGCACTTCACAGGAGTGTGTGATCTACCGCCAGACATGGAGGGAGAGGCCAGACTCATCTAA